CGCAGCCGCCTTGGTTGCCACGAATGATATTGGACTATATGGCGGACGACTATATTGCGCGGCGTGAATCACTGGCGCGTATTTTTCACGACTTCCATGACGTCGACATGCTCGACACGCGGCTCTCTGAGTTTGGTGTGCCGGTGTTGCTGCTGTGGGGTGAGCGCGACCGTCTGTTGGACATCAGCAGCGCTGAAGTATGGAGGCAGGGCATTCCTGGCGCGCAACTCATCACTTATCCAGAACTCGGGCATATGCCGATGCTAGAAGATGCCTCAGGTAGTTCCCGCGATGTTCTGGATTTTATCGCCAAGCATCAGTAAATATCGTTCTCTCTAATAGGCAGCAAGCATGAAAACATTTAAGGATAAGGTTGCCATCGTTACCGGCGGTGGTGGCGATGGTATTGGTCATCACTTAGTGATGGAGCTTGCGCGGCGCGGCGCCAAAGTCGCGTTCTGCGATATTGCTAATCGGGAGGCCAGCGAAGCTAAGCTCGCAGAGATCAAGGCAGACTTTTATAGCGAGCAAGTGGATATGGGCGATAAGGGCGCCATCAACGTCTTCGTCGACAATGTGATTGCTCACTTTGGACACATTGATCTCTTAATCAACAATGCAGGTATTGCCCTAGGTGACCTCACTTTTGGGGAAGCCAGTGAGCAGGACTTTGAGAAAATAACCAATATCAATTACTGGGGTGTTATTCACACCACTCAGCGCTGCTATCAGCATCTACTGAGTCGCCCAGAGGCCGCCATTGTTAATCTCTCTAGCTCGCAAGGTATTTTAGCCTTGCCCTATCTGGTGCCGTATTGCACAACCAAGTTTGCGGTGCGCGGCTTCACCGATAGCTTGCGTGCCGAGCACCGTATCCGTGGCATCCATAATCTTACCCTGCATACAGTTCATCCCGGTGCAGTGGCCACCAACATCACACTTAATGCCGATCACCACAACAGCAGTACAAAACACTTTCATGCCGAGTTGCAAAAGGGCACGCAGCCATCAGCTGCGGCCAATATAATTTTGCGCGGAGTACAGAAAAATGTTGGCCGTATTTTTATTAGCGATGGCCGCGTGCAAGATATACTCGCTCGACTTATGCCCTCAGGCTACGTGAGCGTTGTACGCTGGCTTATGCGGATGCGCGGGATTGCGATACGTTGAGTGGCGTATTAACCCACCGCGCCTTTCGGCGCGGTGGGTTAATACGGGGATATATTATTTTTCCAGTTGAGTGCGTATCTGCAGGCGTTTGGCGTCGGCCATCGACGCCAAAAAACGCACGTTGGCAGAAATTTCTCGTAGGTCTTCTAGCCAGCGTTGCCTGCCATCCACCGCGTCGCCTCCAGCTTTCAATAAATTCTGGTTGTCCGCTATTTTAATCGCGTTTTCAAAATAGCTGCCGGATACCGACTCTTCGCAATGGATTCGCTTTTGCAGAACGCGCTGCTTGCCCAGGGTTAATGCGTGATTGATAAGTTGCTTTGGATCACTAATTTCACCCTCGGCTTGCATCCGCAAAGCCCTTGCCAACACTAGGTAGGCTTCTATAAACGGCCGGAGGGTGCCGTGTCCTAAAATGGGCGTAATACCAGCCAGCAATTTCCGCGTGGGTTTGGCCCCTTGTATAACGCTGTTCCGCCAGTCTGGTGCGCGTTGTTCAAGTTCGCGTTCCAGCAGCAGGATAAAAGCGCTTGAGCCTTCGAAGAAAAATTCGTATTTGAACATCTCTCGCAGTTTGAGTGCTTCGTCGTGGAATTGGGTAATGGCTTCGTCACCGGTTTTGTTAACAGCAAGCAGTGCCATATCGGCAATAGCGCTGGTGATGAAAAAGTGAATCAAGCCATTGCGATAGTAGGCCGCGGTGCGACCCGCGCCAGCGGGCAGCATATAAACAGATTCAATACCGTCGTTGAAAATATTGATGACACCGGTTGTGCCGAGTTGTTGCAGGCATTTTTTGATGCCCGCGTCATCGAGGTTTTTGACGTCGTTGGTGGCCGCGAAGCCCAGCTTATTGATTAACTCCAGCAGCGCTTGGATATCGGCATTTAGCTCGCTAAACGTGATGGCCTTGTGGCCGTGTTCAAGAATGACATAGCAGATTAAAGAGTTAACGGTGATTGGCGTGGCATTGTTGGCGTCAACCGCTAATTCGAAGGCGATTTTTTGAATGTCTCTGGTTTGCGGCGCCGGACTGCTAAGGTCTAGGTGTTCACTGATAGTGACACCTTCCCCAAAACGCACATGGATTTTGCCATGAGGGTTTTTTAGACCACTGATGTATTCCATAAACCACGAGGTCGACTCGGGGCGTTTTTTACCGCCGGCCTGCAGGGCGTCGTAGTCAGCAACTTCAGGTACTTGGTCGTAGGTAATGGAGACTGGCATCAGTAACAGGTCAGGGGCGTCGTCACGCATATGCGCGCTAACCACATAGTTGATTAAGCCGAAGCGCGGGGGCATTAATTTGCCGGTGCGGGAGCGTGTACCCTCTAGCGCCCACATTAATGGGAAGCGTTTTTCACCGAGGTAGTCGATATAGTTTTTAAATACGACCTTGTAGACGGCGTCGTCTTGGAAGCTGCGACGAATAAAAATAGCGCCAGATCGGCGGAGTATTGGGCCTATTCCGGGCATGTTCATATTGATGCCCCCGAAGAGGTGTAGCGGTGTTAAATTCTGGTCGTGAAAGATGGTCATCAGTAAAAAACCATCGATATGCGATTTGTGGGTGAATAGAAACGCGACCGGTTTTTCGGTGAGTAGTTTGCGGATGCGCTCGATATCGCCATCCGCGTAATCAATGTCTTTGTCAAAACCGCGGGTGTACATGAAGCGGCCTAAGGCGGCGGCAAGGTCAGTACCGAGAGCGGTCGGTTTTGCCGACATTTCGTCTAGGCAAAGTTTTGCCTCTTTGATCAAGCTGTCCATCGAGCGGCCGCTAGACTCGCTAATCTTAGTGAGGGCTTTGATGACAGAGGGCTTGCGAATGACTTCGTCTGAGAGTAACTGGGGAATTTTGTAGCGCGCGCCTTTGATATGGCGTTCATTTTTTTCTAGGGCTAAAAAAGCCGAGCGATCAATAAACTTAACAAGATTCTCGTCGCCACCGTGCTTGCGAACATGGTGAACACAGGCCTCGTTTAGCTGCGCGAGACTGGCGCCATTGCCAACGGTAATGCTGTAGCTGTTGCGGTCCTTGCGCAGCCTGAGTTGCTGTTGAAACCAGCCGGGGTATTCACGATTGCCGGTCACTAAATCTCGTAGTGACACCCCTTGCATATCCCGAGGCGTGCGGGTTTTCCAGCTCACTCGCACGGGCACAAAGTAGGGGTTTTGATTTGATTTGGTCAGTTCTGACAGCTGGGTGTTCGAGCCCTGTCCGTGGCGCCGCACTTCTCGTAATTGGCGATGAACGACATGGTAGCTTGCGCCTGCGGGTTTGTTCTCGCGGATAGCCTCTTCTAGTAGGCGTTTTTCAGTTCGGGTGATGCTGTCTACGATGAAAACCACCGGCCCCGTAATATTGTCAGGCCAGGGATTATTGCGAGTTTCCTGCATATTGCTATTCCTTTAGTACTATATACCGAGAGATTATCACTACTAATATGGGGCGCGTTCTTATCGACCCCGTGCCGTGTTATTTAAAAAGCATATTACCCATCTTTATAATTGCCGCTCTAACCAAGTGTGTACTTCGGCGTAGATTTCATGCTTTTCCGGTTCAAGAAAAATTTCGTGATAAAGGCCCGGGTAAATCTTTAGGGTTTTATCCGCGGAGGAAATACCGGCGTAGAGTTTTTCTGAACCCGCGGGTGAGGCCATTCTATCGTCGCCACCATGTAAAATCAGCATCGGTAAAGAGATGCTAGCGGCATTTTTGAGTACACGGTCAGCTGTACGCAATAGTTCAGTAATCAGTCGCACCCGGATTTTGCCAGTGAACACGCGTGGGTCGTTGCGATAAGCTTCAACAACCTTGGGATCATGGCAGACGTCATTGGCCTCTAATTTTAGTATCGGTAGCTTTGGCAGTAGGATTGACAGTAGGCGCAGCAACAGTCTTTGCACAGGACCCACTGCACCACCCGTGTCCAGGGCTGCACCCGATAGAATACAGCCGGCGACCTGTTCTTGATGCTCCAGCAAATAGGCGCTTGAAATCACGCCGCCCATGCTGTGGCCGATCAAAAAGAGCTTGCTCGTGGGGTGTAGCTCGGCAATTTGCTGGCGGTACTCGTCAAGGGTGGTTAGAAAGTCGTCAAAGTTATCTATATAGCCGCGCAGCCCTTGGGACTGGCCGTGGCCTTCGTGGTCTAGGGCGTAAACGGCAAAACCCTGGGCCGTAAAGTACTTAGCTATTTCGACATAGCGATTGCTGTGTTCAGCCAGGCCATGGACCAGAATTAATACCGCCTTTGGCGTGCCGACTGGCTGCCAGTTTTGGGTGTAAATACCGCAACCGTTGCGGCTGCGTAAAAGACTTTTTTGCTGTGTCATCGGCTAGCTTCCATTGCAACTTCGGTTCTTGAGCGTTTTGAATCATTTATCAGTCGGATTTCCATATCTCGCAGGATACGGTCAAGGACATGACTGACATTGGTTTGGAGGCGAATGGTTTCTATATAGGGCCAGCATGCGCGCTCGCCGTCTCGAATCATATCCATTGCTTCTTCTGTGGTGCGACCTGACAGCAAACCCATTGGGTTGTGGAGGCGACGCGGCGGCAGAATATTAATATCGCCGGTATAGGTTTGGGCCAATACCGAGCTGGTCATGTTCACCAACTTACTGAGGCTAGGGTTGAGACCCACGGGTTTGGAAATAAGTTTAGTGCCGGCCAATAGCCATTCGCGGGTAGTGTTGCGCATGGCATGTTTCATAATACCCCAGCTATTCTGATCTTTGGACTCAGAAACGAAGGGTAGTGCAATGGGGTTGGTTTGGCTGACAATAAAATGATTGACACCGTATAGCCTAGCGACGCGTTTTATAGGCATATCGTCGCTGACCGAACCGTCAATCCATTTCTGGGAAGCGAGATAAGCTTGGCGCTCGCCGCGTTGATTTTTGGCCGCTAGGGTGACGGGCGGAAAGGCGCCGGGAAAGGCGCAGGATGCCATCACCGCTTCGCGAATCATCACATTGGGTGAGGCAATCGCGTTGAGCAATCGAGACGATTGGTGTTTTTCAGCGGGGGCCACCGACACATTGATTTGCAGCCCGGTTAGATGGAATGCCTCTTGGAATGTCAGGTCTGGTATTAATCGTTCATATAATTCTGCAGCCGCTTCAGGGGATATTGCCGCGCGTTTAAATATATTGAGATTGGCGAGCTTGCTGGCATCTTTGGCTACTTCGATACTGATGTATTCTGGTGTAAAAATTTTAGCTAGGTCGGCTCGGGAGTGGGTGCCCACTAGCGCGGACACGAGGGCGCCACCACTAGAGCCGGAAATAATAGGTGGCAGTAGCTGCTGTTCCCACAGTGCCTTTACCACCCCAAGGTGGAAATACAGCAGGGTGCCTGAGCCACTTAACATTAGAGCGGAACGACCAAAGCAGTGACTGGCGCGCTGAAAGAATTCGAACTTTTCTTCAAGCGGAATATCCTCGGTCCTGTCGCTGGCTAAGTATAGTAAGGCTGAACCGATTTCTTCTATGTATTCGACGATCAGGCTTTTGGTGCCAAAACGCGCTTTTTTGTAAAGGCTTGAGCGGCCCATACCGGCCATATTGCCGTGAATACCTTCGTTCAGCGAAAACATCAGACCGTGGTTGTCGCCTTTTGCACGTAAGTCACGGAGTCGGTCTAGGCGCTGTCGAATAGACTTAAAATCATATAGACCACTTCGGTCTACGTTTTTCCAATAATCAAGACCGCTCTTCTGGTCGCTGCGCATTGCCGCGGCCTTCCATTGCTCATAGGTTTCTGCGTTGTCTAATTCTTGGTCGATTACGTCTTTGCGTCGGGACATGTTTTATTCGCTCCGGTCAGCGTCGTTATCGTTAGGGAGATTAAATTTATTACAGGCTTTAATTCGGCAGTCAAAGAAATATGATCCGTCGGCAATGATGTTTTTGGCGCGGATTATGTCGAGGGAGATTAGCTCCTTGTCGTTCAGCGAAGAACTGCTTGGACCCTCAGCATGAGCTAGCATTGTCATGTTTTGCGGGCCTATATTTCTTTGCACCTGAAAAAACGCATTGTAAATATTCCATTTATGGCAGCGTGACGATCTTCAGGGCTAAGACAAAGCATCATTTTTGCTTGCACTTATAGCCCTACTATTGTCAGTGTTATTTCCCGTCTTAACAATATCAATCTCCTGCAATGATGCTCTGCTGGTCATTGTTCTTAGATGATCGGTCGCTTTGAATTTGATGGCAGGCTGTTTTCGGCCGCATTTGCTCCCTCTTATGGGGTAAGCATATTTTGTGCCGTCGGCTTTTTTCTAGACTAGAGGGTGCTTGGCGCGCGTTACTTGTCCTATTCGCCCTCATAGCATTAAGTGCAGCCAATATCGCAGCCCCGTCTAAGCGTTGATGGCGCGGCGATGCATGACTATGCGCGGCTTTTAAGATATTTTGCGGGGATATTCAATGTTTAGGGCCTTCGCGATTGTGCTAGGCAGATGACGATTGCGACTGAATCCTTTATTGTACGCCCCTTTATATTGTTGAGAGCACAAACCAATGGATGACTTCGCTGAGATCCGGCCATACCACGACAATGAAGTTGTGCCGGTGCTAGCCAAGTTGTTGCGAGATCCAGAGTTGTTGAATATCGTTGCGAATCTGCGCATTCCGACCTTAAATCGCTACCTGCCATGGTTGGTGCGACCAGTTATCACCTGGTATCTGCGGCGTGAACTCAAGGACGTAACGACGGTGGCGGATTTTCAGCACGTCATTAAGCGTTATATGGACACGATGATCGAGGATCATACCTCCAGTTTCACTGTGTCTGGACTTGAGGTTTTGGGTTCGAGCGCAGCGTATTTGTTTATTAGCAACCATCGCGATATTGCTCTCGATCCGGCCTTTGTGAACTACGCCCTCTATCATCACGAGCGAGATACCGTGCGTATCGCCATTGGCGACAATCTACTTTCTAAACCCTTTGCCGCTGATCTGATGCGTCTCAATAAGAGCTTTATTGTGCAGCGCTCTGCCCGCGGTCCTCGGCAGATGCTGGCGGCGTTTAGGCAATTGGCCAACTATATTCGGTTTTCATTATTGGAAGAGCGCAGCTCTATTTGGATTGCCCAGCGCGAAGGGCGCGCTAAAGATGGCAATGATGCCACCGAGGCAGCGGTTATAAAGATGATTGGTATGGCTCAGAAAAAGCCAGACGAGAGCTTTTCTGACTATATCAATCAGTTAAATATTGTC
This window of the Zhongshania sp. R06B22 genome carries:
- a CDS encoding SDR family NAD(P)-dependent oxidoreductase — encoded protein: MKTFKDKVAIVTGGGGDGIGHHLVMELARRGAKVAFCDIANREASEAKLAEIKADFYSEQVDMGDKGAINVFVDNVIAHFGHIDLLINNAGIALGDLTFGEASEQDFEKITNINYWGVIHTTQRCYQHLLSRPEAAIVNLSSSQGILALPYLVPYCTTKFAVRGFTDSLRAEHRIRGIHNLTLHTVHPGAVATNITLNADHHNSSTKHFHAELQKGTQPSAAANIILRGVQKNVGRIFISDGRVQDILARLMPSGYVSVVRWLMRMRGIAIR
- a CDS encoding 1-acyl-sn-glycerol-3-phosphate acyltransferase; translation: MQETRNNPWPDNITGPVVFIVDSITRTEKRLLEEAIRENKPAGASYHVVHRQLREVRRHGQGSNTQLSELTKSNQNPYFVPVRVSWKTRTPRDMQGVSLRDLVTGNREYPGWFQQQLRLRKDRNSYSITVGNGASLAQLNEACVHHVRKHGGDENLVKFIDRSAFLALEKNERHIKGARYKIPQLLSDEVIRKPSVIKALTKISESSGRSMDSLIKEAKLCLDEMSAKPTALGTDLAAALGRFMYTRGFDKDIDYADGDIERIRKLLTEKPVAFLFTHKSHIDGFLLMTIFHDQNLTPLHLFGGINMNMPGIGPILRRSGAIFIRRSFQDDAVYKVVFKNYIDYLGEKRFPLMWALEGTRSRTGKLMPPRFGLINYVVSAHMRDDAPDLLLMPVSITYDQVPEVADYDALQAGGKKRPESTSWFMEYISGLKNPHGKIHVRFGEGVTISEHLDLSSPAPQTRDIQKIAFELAVDANNATPITVNSLICYVILEHGHKAITFSELNADIQALLELINKLGFAATNDVKNLDDAGIKKCLQQLGTTGVINIFNDGIESVYMLPAGAGRTAAYYRNGLIHFFITSAIADMALLAVNKTGDEAITQFHDEALKLREMFKYEFFFEGSSAFILLLERELEQRAPDWRNSVIQGAKPTRKLLAGITPILGHGTLRPFIEAYLVLARALRMQAEGEISDPKQLINHALTLGKQRVLQKRIHCEESVSGSYFENAIKIADNQNLLKAGGDAVDGRQRWLEDLREISANVRFLASMADAKRLQIRTQLEK
- a CDS encoding alpha/beta hydrolase is translated as MTQQKSLLRSRNGCGIYTQNWQPVGTPKAVLILVHGLAEHSNRYVEIAKYFTAQGFAVYALDHEGHGQSQGLRGYIDNFDDFLTTLDEYRQQIAELHPTSKLFLIGHSMGGVISSAYLLEHQEQVAGCILSGAALDTGGAVGPVQRLLLRLLSILLPKLPILKLEANDVCHDPKVVEAYRNDPRVFTGKIRVRLITELLRTADRVLKNAASISLPMLILHGGDDRMASPAGSEKLYAGISSADKTLKIYPGLYHEIFLEPEKHEIYAEVHTWLERQL
- a CDS encoding DUF3336 domain-containing protein, giving the protein MSRRKDVIDQELDNAETYEQWKAAAMRSDQKSGLDYWKNVDRSGLYDFKSIRQRLDRLRDLRAKGDNHGLMFSLNEGIHGNMAGMGRSSLYKKARFGTKSLIVEYIEEIGSALLYLASDRTEDIPLEEKFEFFQRASHCFGRSALMLSGSGTLLYFHLGVVKALWEQQLLPPIISGSSGGALVSALVGTHSRADLAKIFTPEYISIEVAKDASKLANLNIFKRAAISPEAAAELYERLIPDLTFQEAFHLTGLQINVSVAPAEKHQSSRLLNAIASPNVMIREAVMASCAFPGAFPPVTLAAKNQRGERQAYLASQKWIDGSVSDDMPIKRVARLYGVNHFIVSQTNPIALPFVSESKDQNSWGIMKHAMRNTTREWLLAGTKLISKPVGLNPSLSKLVNMTSSVLAQTYTGDINILPPRRLHNPMGLLSGRTTEEAMDMIRDGERACWPYIETIRLQTNVSHVLDRILRDMEIRLINDSKRSRTEVAMEASR
- a CDS encoding 1-acyl-sn-glycerol-3-phosphate acyltransferase codes for the protein MDDFAEIRPYHDNEVVPVLAKLLRDPELLNIVANLRIPTLNRYLPWLVRPVITWYLRRELKDVTTVADFQHVIKRYMDTMIEDHTSSFTVSGLEVLGSSAAYLFISNHRDIALDPAFVNYALYHHERDTVRIAIGDNLLSKPFAADLMRLNKSFIVQRSARGPRQMLAAFRQLANYIRFSLLEERSSIWIAQREGRAKDGNDATEAAVIKMIGMAQKKPDESFSDYINQLNIVPVAISYEWDPLDAAKAQELVQVERDGAYLKAEHEDLKNIGIGVLGNKGDVHVSFGAPLKGEFADAAMVAAQLDEAIIDQYRLHASNVLAYTRLYNDESWRELRVPDISDADIADFDRHFENIPQEYRVKAMEIYANPVRNQLRSRDLRAIEEIV